A region from the Benincasa hispida cultivar B227 chromosome 12, ASM972705v1, whole genome shotgun sequence genome encodes:
- the LOC120067348 gene encoding SPX domain-containing protein 3 has product MKFGKRLKQQIEDTLPNWRDKFLSYKNLKKLVRRISDNVDVNANAEFVYLLNSEIDKFNSFFVEQEEDLVIRHRELRQRIERVLESWSPHGNEREHHREEIREIREDIVNLHGEMVLLVNYSNVNYTGLGKILKKYDKRTGGLLRLPFIQNILQQPFYKTDSLSKMIKDCESSIDAIFPTPKQEVSHENKPNISVSVGGEGIFRNTVSALLSMEQIRRGSSTYSHFSLPPLNLPDSDLIHSFQLNSPIPIL; this is encoded by the exons ATGAAGTTTGGAAAACGTCTCAAGCAACAAATCGAGGACACATTGCCCAATTGGCGCGACAAATTCCTCTCTTAcaagaatttgaagaaattagTTCGTCGTATCTCTGACAACGTCGATGTCAATGCTAATGCCGAGTTTGTTTACTTGTTGAACTCTGAGATTGATAAGTTCAATTCCTTTTTCGTGGAACAAGAGGAGGATTTAGTGATTCGTCATCGG GAATTGAGACAGAGAATAGAGAGAGTTTTGGAGAGTTGGAGTCCACATGGAAATGAAAGGGAACATCATAGAGAagaaattagagaaattagAGAAGATATTGTGAATTTGCATGGTGAAATGGTGCTCTTAGTCAATTACAGCAATGTTAATTATACAG GATTAGGGAAAATTCTAAAGAAGTACGACAAGAGAACAGGGGGATTACTACGACTACCATTCATTCAAAACATACTGCAACAGCCATTCTACAAAACAGATTCACTGTCTAAGATGATCAAAGATTGTGAGAGTAGCATTGATGCAATTTTTCCAACCCCCAAACAAGAAGTCAGCCATGAAAACAAGCCAAATATTTCAGTTTCAGTTGGTGGTGAAGGAATTTTCAGAAACACAGTTTCAGCTTTACTCAGCATGGAGCAAATCAGAAGAGGAAGCTCCACTTATAGCCATTTTTCTTTGCCTCCTCTTAACTTGCCTGACTCTGATCTAATCCACTCCTTTCAACTCAACTCTCCCATTCCAATTCTCTAG